The genomic segment TTGTTTCATCCAGATCAGAACCATTCAGTTTATAGGTAACTGTTTCTGTATCGTTTCCATCATCATCTGTGGATGTTTCACGTGAAACATTTACTTTATAATCACTGCCCTGATAATTTACTTTGAGGCTTCCGAGGCTGTTTAAAGATACATAACTTACTGTCATATCCCAGAAGTCTTCTTCTGATTTATCAGTTAGCGCGGACAGAGTATCCGTTGACATCGTATAGACTTCATTGCTGTCATTTACCATGACATATCTGCTGCTGTCATCTGTTTCATTTCCAACAAGAATTGTAAGCTGCTTATCTGCCATCTTAGTTTCTTCTTCCGAAGAATCCTCATTGTCTGATGCACTGTCTGAGTTTTCTGATGTTTCATCTTCTGCTTCTTCACCGTCAGTATCTTCAGCCTCAGATGTTTCATCCGTAGTTTCACTTACACTTTCGTCTGATTCTGTATCCTGTTCAGCATCGTCACTGTTTTCTTCCACAGATGAAGCATCTTCATCTGCCGTCTCACCGGAAGCTGTCGTATCATCTTGTGTGTCTTCATCAGTGTCATCATCAGCAACTTCTTCCTGATAATCTACTGTGATTGTTGCATATGGTTTATCCAGACCATATTTGCTCTTGTCGTCACATTTATAATCTGCAAGTGAACTATATGCCATGCTTCCGAATGAAGATACCAAAGAACTTACGGTAGCTGAGTCTGCTTTTTCTTCATCCTCGCTGCCTTTTACTGACCAGGTACTTGTATCTTCGTCTTTTGATAATTCATAGGAATTATCGCCGTCTACAGAAATTTTTGTAATGGTATCTGTATTGGAAATTGCAGGGAAATCTTCCATCTGCGCATAATCATTCAATGATTTGGCAAACGGCTCTACGCAGGAAGAATCTATCAGGTATACTGTCTTCTCATCATCATCTTTTCTTACATAATACTGACTGGTGGAGGAATTTTCATCTCCCACATACAGTGTAGTTGTTATGTCATCGCCATCTTCCTCATCAGATTTTGTTACAATCTTAATCGTGTTTGACGGAGAGTCCAGACCATATTCTGAAAGATCATCTACGTCCTCCAGAACTCTGTCTGAATCGACAGATGCAATAGCAGATGCTGCACTGTCCAGAGTAGTCTGATTTACCGGAAAATCTGTTTCGTCTTTCTTTACCCAGCTGTCATCATCTTTTTCAAATGTTGTCTCTGTATCATCAACCATAAAATCCAGAGATTTAATGTTATCTGTTGATGCAGTAAATACAGTTGTGCTTTCTTCAGAATCTTCTTCGGATTCTTTCTGCTCCTGATGGGCTACGTAGGTTTTTACACCTGCGTAAGCCCCGCAGCAGACACCAAGAACTACAACTGCAAGAACCATTTTTACAGTTTTATTCTTCATTTAAGCTTTTCTCCTCTTCATCCAAACTGCAAACCCTACAACAAGGAAGAATCCAGGAATCAGACCGATGGTGCAGATCTTCCAGAATGCAGCATCATAGTCTGTAAGTGTCAGATTAGATACAGACAGGCTCTTGGATGGGATAGATACGGTTGCACTGTCTTCTGTGTCTGTCATCCACTTCAGAGATTCGATGATCAGCTTCTCATTTCCGCCGGATACCATCTGATTTACCTGTGATTCCATCAGATTGGAAGTTGAATAGTATACGATCTGCGTTTCTTTGTCATCATCCAGAGTCTCTGTGATGCTTACTCCCAGATCAAATGGGCCAGCTTCGTCTCCGTCTTCTTTCTCCAGAGTATCACTGTTCAGATCTGTCTTGGAATATGCCTGGTCTGATGTGGTGAGGATACTGTTGATCGTTACGGTATCTCTTACATCATCCATTTTTTTGATTCCCTGTGCATATGGTACAAGTACATAATATCCTCCGGAAACAGTCTCAGAGCTTGCATCTGTGCTGTTTATAGTCGGAACCAGATAATATGGCATCTGCATTGCATAATGCTGATTATCACCTTCAAATACGATTCCAGCTTCTCTCTGAACACCATAGTTTTCCAGAACTGCATCAAAGTTTGGCAGGTCTTCTGTTGTATAATCAGAGAAAATCATCGCCTTTCCGCCATTTTCAAGATAATCAATAATAGCAGTCTTTTCATCTTCTGAAATATCTGTGGATGGAGAATCAATGAACAGGCAGTCTGCATCATCCGGAACACTTCCCTCTGTAAGAAGATTCAGAGACTGAATATCCATGTTTGCCTTCTCGATGTCTTCTTTGATAGTAGAATCCATCTCCTTCTCACCATGTCCCTCGAGTGTATAAAGGATCGGGAGATCTTCGGATGTTACATATCCGATCGCACTTGTGATCTGACCTTCACCGTCGAAACCGGTGGTCTGAGAGCTGTAGGTCTGATAATCAATTGTGCTCTCATAGATATTGTTGTAATCAATGACTTTATTTCTGTCGCCGCATACAACGATCAGACTGTTTGCAGAAAGATCATCACTTGTATATTCCGTTACAAATTTAGGATTTACTACAGGATCCTTCTGCTCTACTTTAATATACTTGGATTCATCTTCATATTTCTTAAGCAGATTGGTAATATTCTCATCTTCAGAACCGCTCTGTGCAATCTGGTAAATTGTTACGTCCTTGTCCAGATCTTTCAGCATTGCTTTTGTATCATCACCAATACTGTAGAGTTTCTGGCTGCTGATATCAATTTCTGAATATTTGGACGGAATCGCATTTACGATCATGTTGAGCACTACAACTACTGCAATAAATATCACTGACATAACCATTGTGTAAGAGCCGTTTTTGATATGCTTCTTACTGATGGTGCCAATCAGTTTCTTTTTGTCAAATTTTTTATGGTTATTATTTTTCATCTTTTCTTTCAGTTTCATTTTCTTTCACCTCCCCACTAATTCCAGCGTCTCTTCAAAATAGACTGTGTTGTAAGGAACAGGCATACTGCGATCACAGAAAGAAAATATACAATTCCTTTTATATCAAAGATGTTACTTGTAAAATTATCAAAGTGTCCGCTCAGATTAAACACATCCAGGACTTTCTGAATACCGCCCTCAAAAATACTGGATTTTACTACATAAATAATAATCAGTGCCACTTCTCCGATCACACCGATCACTGCTGAGATCAGAATATTCTTGATCATGGTATAGATAATGATGGCTGCTGCCAGGATCAATAACCCAAATGTCACGCATGTCGACATAGATGTCTGAGAGAAGAATGAAGAAATACCATTCATCATGTAAAATGCAAATAAGAAAACAAATGTGAGTACCGCTGCAATTACCTGGCTCTCAGTTAATGCTGACATAAATACACCGATTGCAATATTTGCACATCCCAGGAGAAAGAATCCCAGGACTGCTGTATATGCAGATGCAAACTCTACTGTGCCAAACCTGGACATAATCAGCGGATAAGTACACATAACTGCCATCGGAACAGCAAATACAGTTACCAGTGCAAGATATTTACCTATTACAATACCGCTCACAGAAACCGGTGCTGTCAGAAGCAGCTGATCTGTTTTCTGTTTTCTTTCCTCTGCAAGTACACGCATAGTCAAAATCGGTACTCCGATCAGGAATGCAAAGGTAATTGCACTTAAGGTGTATTCAAATTTCGGATATGCTGCTGAAAGCTGATATGCTGAAAAATAAATACCTGTCAGTACAAGAATGAAAAAGATAAATAAATATCCTACCATGGATGTCAGGTAACTTTTCAGCTCTCTTTTATATATAGCTGTCATGGTTATTTCTCTCCCCCTTTATCATTATTCTGTTCTTCCGGTATTTCTGCTGATGTCTGTTTTACGTTTGTCTCGTTTGATTTACCGGCATCAGTATCTTTATCTTCAGGTGTATTTGGGACTTCGTCTGCAGATATTGGTTTATCAGATGCAGTAAGTTCAAGGAAGATTTCCTCCAGTGATACTTTCCTAGACTTCATCTCATAGATTGGGCTGTTAATCTCCGACATTTTGTAGAATACTTCTTCCCGAATGTCATTCTGCTCCTCTGTTGAAACTTTCACACTCCAGAGATTCTGTTTCTCATCTTTTTCCATTGTTACGCTGTTGACTCCCTCGATTCCCTCGAGAGCCTGCCTGATCTGTGTTTTTTCACCTTTAATAAGCATCTCCAGAGTATTGGATCCTTCTGCAAGTTTTCCAAGATTCTCAGGAGTATCGCTTGCTACCAGTTTTCCATGAGAAATGATCAGCACGTAATCGCATACCGCGCTTACTTCAGAAAGTATATGCGAGCTGAGAATAACGGTATGTTTCTTTTTTAATTCTTTAATTAAGGTTCGGATTTCAATAATCTGTTTAGGGTCAAGACCTACTGTCGGCTCATCCAGGATGATCACCTCCGGATACCCCATAATCGCCTCAGCAAGACCAACTCTCTGTCTGTAACCTTTTGACAGGTTCTTTATCAGACGGTTTCTCATGTCTGAAATCTTTACCATATCCATGACTTCTTCGATCATGTTTGCTTTTTTATCTTTTGGGATTTTCTTGAGATCTGCCACAAATTTCATGTATTCCAGGACAGTCATATCAAAATAGACCGGCGGCTGTTCAGGCAGATAACCGATACATTTCTTTGCCGCTTCCGGTTCTTCGAGGATATCGTGTCCGTCAATTTTGACGGTTCCTTCGGTGGATGCGATGTATCCGGTTATCATATTCATTGTAGTGGATTTTCCTGCACCGTTTGGCCCCAGAAATCCATAGATTTTGCCTTTCTCTATTTTAAAGGAAAGGTGGTCAACTGCCGTATGGTTACCATATCGTTTGACCAGATTGTTTACTTCAATCAATGTGTTCTCCTCCTCTTAATTTTTGCCAAAATAAAATATAGAAAATGTCCCCAGGTGAAACAGAGAATGGGGGAACCCGAGGACATCTCTATAAAAATAGTTTATGATGAAGTTGTGATGAAATTAGGATAAAAGTGTGATTATTCTGTGATGTTTGTTTGAAAAAAATAGCTGTCCCGAAATCTCGGCATTTTTTGCCAGAAGATTTCATGAGACAACTATACATAGATTTATTATGACAATGGTTCTTTTAATGGTGTTCCTGCTTTACGCGGATACTTTCCAGGTGTAGATTTTTTCTTATTTATAATGACAAGGGATCGGTCAATCTCGGAGTCCGGCAATTTAAAGTATGTGATGTCTTTCACCTGACCACCGAGGATATTGATTGCTTTCTCTGCTTCTTCTGCCTCTTCCTGTACAGTTCCTGATTTATAGGAAATGAAAGTTCCTCCTATCTTTACATAAGGAAGACAATATTCTGACAGAGTTGCAAGGTTTGATACTGCCCTGGATACACAGAGATCATATTTCTCACGATACTCTTTATTTTTTGCATACTCTTCTGCTCTTCCATGAATCGCCTTAATCCCTTCTAATCCAAGAAGCTCAAAACTTTCCTCAAGGAAGTTTACCCTCTTTTTCAGAGAATCCAGCAGACATGCCTCCAGATGTGGAAAAGCAATTTTCAAAGGCACACCTGGAAATCCGGCACCTGTACCGATGTCCATAATTGTTTTTACTTTTGTCATATCAATGGCTTTTACACAGGCAAGACTGTCAAGAAAGTGCTTTGTAAGAACTTCCTCAAACTCAGTAATACCTGTCAGATTCATAACCTTATTTTTTTCTACCAGAAATTCATAAAACTGGATAAACTGATTTTTCTGCTTCTGGCTCAGCTCTATACCCAGTTCTCTGCATCCATTTTCCAATGTCGTCAGATTATACGGCATGTATTATTCTCCTTTTTCTACCTTTATTTATTATTTTTGTATATTTTACAGGGTTGTTTTATGTGCTTTTATGATTTTATCTGTTATTTATAGTCCGTTATTTTACTCTTTTATGTACTATTTTAATATTTTTTGCCAATTTCTTGTTTTTATAAGCACATTAAAGCGTATTATATTAATTATTTCGTACTGGAAAGATACACCAGTAAAACTGATATATCAGCAGGAGAAACTCCTGAAATTCGGGAAGCCTGTCCGATTGAAATCGGTCTGTATGCTTCCAGTTTCTGACGTGCTTCGATTCTCAGGCTTCCAACTTTCTCATAATCAAGATCTGTCGGGATTTTCTTTGCTTCCAGTTTCTTAAACTGTTCTACCTGTTTTAACTGTCTGCGGATATATCCATCATACTTGATGTTAATGTCAACCTGTTCCTGTACATCCCATGGCAGCTCCGGACGTTCTTTATCAAGTGGTTTGATTGCTTCATAAGAAAGTTCCGGACGGCGGATCAGTTCTGCCAGAGTGGTTCCGGATTTCAGCGGTGTGCTGTTATAGCTTTCCAGAAGGGTCTGAACCTCTTTGTTTGCTCCGATATTTGTATGTTCTACTCTGCTGATCTCTGTTTTTATCTGTTCTTCTTTCGTAAGGATTTTCTGATAATCCTCTTCACTGATGAGCCCTGCCTGATATCCCTTTTTACGAAGTCTCAGATCCGCATTATCCTGTCGGAGAAGTAATCTGTACTCCGCTCTGCTGGTCATCATTCTGTATGGCTCATGGTTTTCTTTTGTTACCAGATCATCAATAAGAACACCAATATAAGCCTCAGAACGGTCAAGAATCAGCTGTTCCTGACCTTTAACTTCCAGAGCAGCATTAATTCCTGCGATCAGTCCCTGCGCCGCTGCTTCTTCATACCCTGAGCTTCCGTTAAACTGACCGCCGCTGAACAGTCCTTTGATTTTCTTAAATTCCAGTGTAGGATATAACTGACGTGGATTAATACAGTCATATTCGATGGCATATGCATTTTTTACGATTTTTGCATGTTCCAGTCCCGGTACGGAATGATACATTTCTTCCTGCACATCTTCCGGCAGAGAACTGGACATTCCACCAATATACATCTCATTTGTATAGAGACCTTCCGGCTCAATAAATACCTGATGACGGTTCTTATCTGCAAAACGGACTACTTTATCTTCAATTGACGGGCAATAACGCGGACCGGTTCCTTCGATCATACCGGAATACAACGGAGAACGGTCAAGGTTTGCACGAATGATCTCATGAGTTTTCTCATTTGTATATGTCAGCCAGCAGGATTTCTGCTCTATCTGAACATCTTCCGGATTAGTTGAGAATGAAAATGGTACAACTCTCTCATCTCCAAACTGTTCCTCCATTTTGCTGTAGTCAATTGTATTTCCGGCAATACGGGCAGGTGTTCCTGTTTTAAAACGGAACATTTCAATTCCCAGCTCTTTCAGAGAATCAGTCAGATAGTTGGCTGCCTGCAGTCCGTTTGGTCCTGTATAATTACTTACATCACCGTAAATACATCTTGCTTTTAAATAAGTTCCTGTACAGAGGACCACAGCTTTACAGTTATAAGTTGCACCGGAATATGTTTTTACCCCTGTAATCTTTCCGTCCTCGACCAGAAGTTTTGTTACTTCTCCCTGTTTAATAGTCAGATTAGGTGTATTTTCAAGCGTTTTTCTCATTTCATTGCTGTATGCCTGTTTGTCAGCCTGCGCACGTAAGGAGTGCACTGCAGGTCCTTTGGAACAGTTAAGCATTTTGGACTGGATAAAGGTCTTGTCAATATTTTTTCCCATTTCACCGCCCAGGGCATCAAGCTCTCTTACCAGATGGCCTTTGGAACTGCCACCTACGTTCGGGTTACATGGCATTAATGCGATACTGTCTACACTTACAGTAAACATCACTGTATTCAGGCCCAGGCGCGCACCCGCAAGTGCTGCTTCACATCCGGCATGACCGGCACCGACTACAACAATATCATAATCTTCTACTAACGTTCTCATTTTGTCTCCTTTTATTTTACAACTGCTCATTCTATTCTTTCAAAAATCGCCGAAGGCGATTTTTTGATTTTTATTTACCCATGCAAAACTTGCTGAATATCTCATTTACCAGATCTTCACCAACAGACTCTCCGAGGATTTTACCCAGATTTTCATATGCATTCATAAGATCTATAGAAAAGAAATCTTCCGGCATTCCCCTTTCGATACTGTTTCTGACCAGATCAAGGCTTCTGTCAGCCTCTTCCAATGCTGCTTTATGACGGGCATTTGTAATATATACCTCATCATTAAAGGAAATCTCTCCTCCAAAAAACATATCTTTAATCTGTTCTTCCAGTTCTGTAATGCCTTTTTCTTCTTTTGCAGAAATCGGAATTACAGGATGTCCTGTTTTTTCTTTCAGGATTTCCGGCTGGATTTCCGGCTGAAGATCAGTTTTATTATACAGGATAATCGCCTTTTTTCCAGTAAGCATTTCCATGATTTCTTCATCATTTTCGTCAAGCGGAACAGAAGAATCCACTACATAAAGAATCAGATCTGCTTTCTGTGCCATTTCTCTGGCTCTGTCTACCCCTATTTTTTCCACAATATCCTTTGTTTCCCGGATTCCGGCTGTATCAATAATCTTCAGAGATATTCCATGAAGTGTGATATATTCCTCCAGAATGTCTCTGGTCGTTCCTGCAATATCTGTCACAATAGCCCGGTTTTCTCCGATCAGAAGATTTAACAGTGAGGATTTTCCGGCATTTGGTTTTCCAAGGATAACTGTCTGGATTCCCTCCTGGATCATCTTTCCGTCAGAAGAAGTTTTCAACAGGCGCTTCACTTCTTTCTGTTCATTATCCACAACTTCCAGAAGTTCTTGGGGATATCCATCCAGACTGATATGTTCCGGATCATCCAGTGCCGATTCTATATATGCAATGTGATAAATCAGCTTTTCTCTGATATCTCGGATTGCTTTCTGCACAGAACCTCTTAACTGATCCATGGAACTGCGAAGCGCATATTCATTTTTCGCCTGTATAACATCCATAACAGCCTCTGCCTGGGATAGATCCATCCGTCCGTTCAGGAAGGCACGTTTGGTAAATTCTCCTGGTTCTGCAATTTCGGCACCATTTTTCAGCACTGTATCCAAAACCCTCTGCATAGCATATACACCACCATGACAGTCTATTTCTACTGTATCTTCTCCTGTAAAAGTCCTCGGTGCATGCATGATCATTACCAGAACCTCATCAATCAGTTCCTCTCCATCATAAATATATCCATAATGAATGGTATGAGTCGGAACTTCTTTTATTTTTTTCTTCCCGCCTTTTGATCTGTAGATACGGGAAATCACATCCATGGCATTCTCGCCGCTGATACGGATGATTCCGATTCCGGACGCACTCATGGCTGTGGAAATTGCTGCGATTGTTGTTTCCATTTTTTTCTCCTCACTTGCCTGTTCTATAATAGTTCCGCCCCTGCGGAACAGTAGACTGTTACAATAATTCTGTCATCTTATATACATAACAGGAAAATCACACTGACTACTGTTATTTTTTTCTGCAAGTGTGTAATCTCTCTGGTATATATACAAGACTTTCCGTAAAATAAAAATGTTACTCCAGGCAAAAGTACACACGCAAAGTTACGTGCTATTCACGCTTTCACCTAGAATAACATTCTTTTTTCATATCTGCAATGAAGCAGTCATATTATTAATTTCTTTTTAATTTTACCACTACATGACGGTAAGGCTCTTCACCCTCACTGACTGTCTCAACGAATTTATTTCCCTGAAGAGCAGAATGGATAATTCTTCTCTCATAAGGATTCATTGGCTCAAGAATAACCGGCTTGCGGGTTTTTCTTACTTTATAAGCAATACCTCTTGCAAGGTTCTCAAGAGTTTCTTTACGGCGCTTGCGGTAATCTTCTGTATCAAGTTTTACACGAATGTAATTTGATTTACCTTTATTTACCACAAGACTCGTCAGATACTGAAGAGAATCCAGAGTCTGGCCTCTCTTGCCGATAAGGATTCCCATATCTTCGCCTTCAAAGTCAACTTCCAGACTTCCGTCCGTTGTGTTATATTCAGATGTAATCTCTACTTCTCCAAGATTCATGGACGCAAATACATCACGAAGGAATACCTTTGCTCTGTTTTCTACTTCTTTAATCTCTTCCGGATCTGTAAGGATCTCAACAGGCTTTACCGGTTTAGTCGTCTTTTCTCTGACTTGTTTCTCTTTTGGCTCTCTGAATTCTCTCGGCTGTTTTTCTTTTGCAGCCCTTTCCTTTACAGGTTTTGGCTGTCTTGGTTTCTCAGAAACAGCTTTCGGCTCTTTGATTTCTTTCTTTACCGGTTTTATAGCTTCCGTTTTCTTTTCTTCCTGAACCGGGGCTTCCTCTTTGAAGGAATCGAGTTTCACTGTCTCTACGATCTCCTTCATTTCTTCTTCCTCAGAAACCGGCTCAATCTTACGAACCTTAATTACTGCAGGCTTGCTTCCGATTCCGAAAAATCCGTTGCTGCCTTCACTTATTACCTGAATCTCAAGCTGGTCACTGGATACGCCAAGCTCGATACATGCTTTTGTAATTGCTTCACTCTTTGTTTTCGCTGAAAACTGGATATAATCCTCCATGCCAACCCCTCCGTTCCTGACTACTTCTTCTTATTACGCTCATCAAATGCTTTTACCAGATTGGCCTTTGCAGTAATGCTGCCAGGTTTTGCATTCGCAGCGTCTTTGTAAGCTTCTTCAACCTTCTTGGCTCTTGTCTCAACATTTGTATTGCTGCTGCCTTTTTCAATCTTATTGATATTCTTGGCGCTCTGATGG from the Blautia wexlerae DSM 19850 genome contains:
- a CDS encoding DUF4340 domain-containing protein; this translates as MKNKTVKMVLAVVVLGVCCGAYAGVKTYVAHQEQKESEEDSEESTTVFTASTDNIKSLDFMVDDTETTFEKDDDSWVKKDETDFPVNQTTLDSAASAIASVDSDRVLEDVDDLSEYGLDSPSNTIKIVTKSDEEDGDDITTTLYVGDENSSTSQYYVRKDDDEKTVYLIDSSCVEPFAKSLNDYAQMEDFPAISNTDTITKISVDGDNSYELSKDEDTSTWSVKGSEDEEKADSATVSSLVSSFGSMAYSSLADYKCDDKSKYGLDKPYATITVDYQEEVADDDTDEDTQDDTTASGETADEDASSVEENSDDAEQDTESDESVSETTDETSEAEDTDGEEAEDETSENSDSASDNEDSSEEETKMADKQLTILVGNETDDSSRYVMVNDSNEVYTMSTDTLSALTDKSEEDFWDMTVSYVSLNSLGSLKVNYQGSDYKVNVSRETSTDDDGNDTETVTYKLNGSDLDETTFTTFYNKLINMTAQKRLTDKYEPDGDAELTAIFTEEDGDTQEVAYYSYDTNYYAAVVDNKVYLVNKMNVKELFTAFESVVGTEEDSSDKTDSDEATTDDTKSDSTDMPGESIEESDDSTSETAGITNDSDTSEEENTDSQETDSTEE
- a CDS encoding GldG family protein — translated: MKLKEKMKNNNHKKFDKKKLIGTISKKHIKNGSYTMVMSVIFIAVVVVLNMIVNAIPSKYSEIDISSQKLYSIGDDTKAMLKDLDKDVTIYQIAQSGSEDENITNLLKKYEDESKYIKVEQKDPVVNPKFVTEYTSDDLSANSLIVVCGDRNKVIDYNNIYESTIDYQTYSSQTTGFDGEGQITSAIGYVTSEDLPILYTLEGHGEKEMDSTIKEDIEKANMDIQSLNLLTEGSVPDDADCLFIDSPSTDISEDEKTAIIDYLENGGKAMIFSDYTTEDLPNFDAVLENYGVQREAGIVFEGDNQHYAMQMPYYLVPTINSTDASSETVSGGYYVLVPYAQGIKKMDDVRDTVTINSILTTSDQAYSKTDLNSDTLEKEDGDEAGPFDLGVSITETLDDDKETQIVYYSTSNLMESQVNQMVSGGNEKLIIESLKWMTDTEDSATVSIPSKSLSVSNLTLTDYDAAFWKICTIGLIPGFFLVVGFAVWMKRRKA
- a CDS encoding ABC transporter permease subunit; amino-acid sequence: MTAIYKRELKSYLTSMVGYLFIFFILVLTGIYFSAYQLSAAYPKFEYTLSAITFAFLIGVPILTMRVLAEERKQKTDQLLLTAPVSVSGIVIGKYLALVTVFAVPMAVMCTYPLIMSRFGTVEFASAYTAVLGFFLLGCANIAIGVFMSALTESQVIAAVLTFVFLFAFYMMNGISSFFSQTSMSTCVTFGLLILAAAIIIYTMIKNILISAVIGVIGEVALIIIYVVKSSIFEGGIQKVLDVFNLSGHFDNFTSNIFDIKGIVYFLSVIAVCLFLTTQSILKRRWN
- a CDS encoding ABC transporter ATP-binding protein → MIEVNNLVKRYGNHTAVDHLSFKIEKGKIYGFLGPNGAGKSTTMNMITGYIASTEGTVKIDGHDILEEPEAAKKCIGYLPEQPPVYFDMTVLEYMKFVADLKKIPKDKKANMIEEVMDMVKISDMRNRLIKNLSKGYRQRVGLAEAIMGYPEVIILDEPTVGLDPKQIIEIRTLIKELKKKHTVILSSHILSEVSAVCDYVLIISHGKLVASDTPENLGKLAEGSNTLEMLIKGEKTQIRQALEGIEGVNSVTMEKDEKQNLWSVKVSTEEQNDIREEVFYKMSEINSPIYEMKSRKVSLEEIFLELTASDKPISADEVPNTPEDKDTDAGKSNETNVKQTSAEIPEEQNNDKGGEK
- the rsmG gene encoding 16S rRNA (guanine(527)-N(7))-methyltransferase RsmG — protein: MPYNLTTLENGCRELGIELSQKQKNQFIQFYEFLVEKNKVMNLTGITEFEEVLTKHFLDSLACVKAIDMTKVKTIMDIGTGAGFPGVPLKIAFPHLEACLLDSLKKRVNFLEESFELLGLEGIKAIHGRAEEYAKNKEYREKYDLCVSRAVSNLATLSEYCLPYVKIGGTFISYKSGTVQEEAEEAEKAINILGGQVKDITYFKLPDSEIDRSLVIINKKKSTPGKYPRKAGTPLKEPLS
- the mnmG gene encoding tRNA uridine-5-carboxymethylaminomethyl(34) synthesis enzyme MnmG, with the protein product MRTLVEDYDIVVVGAGHAGCEAALAGARLGLNTVMFTVSVDSIALMPCNPNVGGSSKGHLVRELDALGGEMGKNIDKTFIQSKMLNCSKGPAVHSLRAQADKQAYSNEMRKTLENTPNLTIKQGEVTKLLVEDGKITGVKTYSGATYNCKAVVLCTGTYLKARCIYGDVSNYTGPNGLQAANYLTDSLKELGIEMFRFKTGTPARIAGNTIDYSKMEEQFGDERVVPFSFSTNPEDVQIEQKSCWLTYTNEKTHEIIRANLDRSPLYSGMIEGTGPRYCPSIEDKVVRFADKNRHQVFIEPEGLYTNEMYIGGMSSSLPEDVQEEMYHSVPGLEHAKIVKNAYAIEYDCINPRQLYPTLEFKKIKGLFSGGQFNGSSGYEEAAAQGLIAGINAALEVKGQEQLILDRSEAYIGVLIDDLVTKENHEPYRMMTSRAEYRLLLRQDNADLRLRKKGYQAGLISEEDYQKILTKEEQIKTEISRVEHTNIGANKEVQTLLESYNSTPLKSGTTLAELIRRPELSYEAIKPLDKERPELPWDVQEQVDINIKYDGYIRRQLKQVEQFKKLEAKKIPTDLDYEKVGSLRIEARQKLEAYRPISIGQASRISGVSPADISVLLVYLSSTK
- the mnmE gene encoding tRNA uridine-5-carboxymethylaminomethyl(34) synthesis GTPase MnmE; the encoded protein is METTIAAISTAMSASGIGIIRISGENAMDVISRIYRSKGGKKKIKEVPTHTIHYGYIYDGEELIDEVLVMIMHAPRTFTGEDTVEIDCHGGVYAMQRVLDTVLKNGAEIAEPGEFTKRAFLNGRMDLSQAEAVMDVIQAKNEYALRSSMDQLRGSVQKAIRDIREKLIYHIAYIESALDDPEHISLDGYPQELLEVVDNEQKEVKRLLKTSSDGKMIQEGIQTVILGKPNAGKSSLLNLLIGENRAIVTDIAGTTRDILEEYITLHGISLKIIDTAGIRETKDIVEKIGVDRAREMAQKADLILYVVDSSVPLDENDEEIMEMLTGKKAIILYNKTDLQPEIQPEILKEKTGHPVIPISAKEEKGITELEEQIKDMFFGGEISFNDEVYITNARHKAALEEADRSLDLVRNSIERGMPEDFFSIDLMNAYENLGKILGESVGEDLVNEIFSKFCMGK
- the jag gene encoding RNA-binding cell elongation regulator Jag/EloR, producing MEDYIQFSAKTKSEAITKACIELGVSSDQLEIQVISEGSNGFFGIGSKPAVIKVRKIEPVSEEEEMKEIVETVKLDSFKEEAPVQEEKKTEAIKPVKKEIKEPKAVSEKPRQPKPVKERAAKEKQPREFREPKEKQVREKTTKPVKPVEILTDPEEIKEVENRAKVFLRDVFASMNLGEVEITSEYNTTDGSLEVDFEGEDMGILIGKRGQTLDSLQYLTSLVVNKGKSNYIRVKLDTEDYRKRRKETLENLARGIAYKVRKTRKPVILEPMNPYERRIIHSALQGNKFVETVSEGEEPYRHVVVKLKRN